Proteins encoded in a region of the Agromyces protaetiae genome:
- a CDS encoding NAD(P)H-quinone dehydrogenase, producing the protein MAYEFERTQRIAVLGGGPGGYEAALAGAQLGAEVTLVERSGVGGSAVLTDVVPSKSLIATAEASNAVKEAADLGVQFYAKGDAEHAKAMKPQVAINLAAVNKRLLGLAAQQSQDMRQNLLEAGVNLVQGEGRLDGPNAIIVSTAKGGTDFDRIEADTLVISVGATPRVLPTAVPDGERILTWKQLYELQEIPEHLIVVGSGVTGAEFASAYRALGAAVTLISSRDQVLPGEDADAAAVIERVFKRNGMKVLNKSRAESVVRDGDGVLATLTDGREVRGSHCLMAVGAVPNTADLGIAEAGVQLAESGHIRVNRVARTSMPNIYAAGDCTTFLPLASVASMQGRTAVFHAMGDVVDPPENRNITSNIFTQPEIATVGWTEKEIDEGMVPGVVYKLPLASNPRAKMMGIREGFVKLFASSGSGAIIGGVIVAPKASELIFPLALAVEHRLTVDQFAEAFPVYPSLTGSLTDAARAMHVVR; encoded by the coding sequence ATGGCCTACGAGTTCGAGCGCACCCAGAGAATCGCCGTCCTCGGAGGCGGTCCGGGTGGGTACGAGGCCGCGCTCGCCGGCGCCCAATTGGGTGCAGAGGTCACCCTCGTCGAGCGCTCGGGCGTCGGTGGTTCGGCCGTGCTCACCGATGTGGTCCCCTCGAAATCGCTGATCGCGACCGCCGAGGCATCCAACGCCGTGAAGGAGGCCGCCGATCTCGGCGTGCAGTTCTACGCGAAGGGCGACGCCGAGCACGCGAAGGCCATGAAGCCGCAGGTCGCGATCAACCTCGCCGCGGTCAACAAGCGACTCCTGGGCCTCGCCGCGCAGCAGTCGCAGGACATGCGTCAGAACCTGCTCGAGGCGGGCGTCAACCTCGTGCAGGGCGAAGGGCGGCTCGACGGACCGAACGCGATCATCGTGTCGACCGCGAAGGGCGGGACCGACTTCGACCGCATCGAAGCAGACACGCTCGTGATCTCGGTGGGCGCCACGCCGCGGGTGCTGCCGACCGCGGTCCCCGACGGCGAGCGGATCCTCACGTGGAAGCAGCTGTACGAGCTGCAGGAGATCCCCGAGCACCTGATCGTCGTCGGCTCGGGCGTCACCGGGGCCGAGTTCGCGTCGGCGTATCGCGCGCTCGGTGCGGCGGTCACGCTCATCTCCAGCCGCGATCAGGTGCTGCCGGGCGAGGATGCGGACGCGGCTGCGGTGATCGAGCGGGTCTTCAAGCGCAACGGCATGAAGGTGCTGAACAAGTCACGCGCCGAGTCCGTCGTGCGCGACGGCGACGGCGTGCTCGCGACGCTCACCGATGGTCGGGAGGTGCGCGGCAGCCACTGCCTCATGGCGGTCGGCGCGGTGCCCAACACGGCCGACCTCGGGATCGCCGAGGCGGGGGTGCAGCTCGCCGAGAGCGGGCACATCCGGGTGAACCGGGTCGCGCGCACGTCGATGCCGAACATCTACGCGGCAGGGGACTGCACGACCTTCCTCCCGCTCGCCTCCGTCGCGTCGATGCAGGGCCGCACGGCGGTGTTCCATGCCATGGGCGACGTCGTCGACCCGCCCGAGAACCGCAACATCACCTCGAACATCTTCACGCAGCCCGAGATCGCCACGGTCGGCTGGACCGAGAAGGAGATCGACGAGGGCATGGTCCCCGGCGTCGTCTACAAGCTGCCGCTGGCCTCCAACCCGCGCGCGAAGATGATGGGGATCCGCGAAGGGTTCGTGAAGCTGTTCGCCTCGAGCGGGTCGGGTGCGATCATCGGTGGGGTGATCGTGGCCCCCAAGGCCTCCGAACTGATCTTCCCGCTCGCGCTCGCGGTCGAGCACCGGCTCACGGTCGACCAGT
- a CDS encoding purine-nucleoside phosphorylase: MQDQNPLDDPAADPFVIAQEAADRIAELTGVARHDVALTLGSGWGKAADLIGETTHTIPATDVPGFSKPALEGHVGTLRSVLLPNGRRALVIGARTHYYEGHGVRRVVHSVRTAAATGASVMILTNGAGGIKAHWTPGTPVLISDHLNLTADSPLEGATFIDLTDLYSARLRDLARSIDPSLDEGVYCQFRGPHYETPAEVQMAKTIGGHIVGMSTALEAIAAREAGMEILGMSLVTNLAAGIQKTPLSHEEVIEAGRTAEPVISKLLADIVDAL; encoded by the coding sequence ATGCAGGATCAGAACCCGCTCGACGACCCGGCCGCCGACCCCTTCGTCATCGCTCAAGAAGCGGCCGACCGGATCGCCGAGCTCACCGGCGTCGCTCGCCACGACGTGGCGCTCACGCTCGGCTCGGGCTGGGGCAAGGCCGCCGATCTCATCGGTGAGACCACGCACACGATCCCGGCGACCGACGTGCCCGGCTTCTCGAAGCCGGCACTCGAAGGGCACGTCGGCACGCTGCGCTCGGTGCTGCTGCCGAACGGCAGGCGTGCGCTCGTCATCGGTGCCCGCACCCACTACTACGAGGGCCACGGCGTGCGCCGGGTGGTGCATTCGGTGCGCACGGCGGCCGCCACCGGGGCCTCGGTGATGATCCTGACCAACGGCGCCGGGGGCATCAAGGCGCATTGGACGCCGGGGACGCCCGTGCTCATCAGCGACCACCTCAACCTCACGGCCGACTCGCCCCTCGAGGGCGCGACCTTCATCGACCTCACCGACCTGTATTCCGCGCGACTGCGCGACCTGGCGCGATCGATCGACCCCTCGCTCGACGAGGGCGTGTACTGCCAGTTCCGCGGCCCCCACTACGAGACGCCCGCCGAGGTGCAGATGGCGAAGACCATCGGAGGTCACATCGTCGGAATGTCCACGGCGCTCGAGGCCATCGCCGCGCGCGAGGCCGGCATGGAGATCCTCGGCATGTCGCTCGTGACCAACCTCGCCGCGGGCATCCAGAAGACCCCGCTCAGTCATGAGGAGGTCATCGAGGCCGGCCGCACGGCCGAGCCCGTGATCTCCAAGCTGCTCGCCGACATCGTCGACGCGCTGTAG
- a CDS encoding phospho-sugar mutase → MVDVKLSEDDARRIALAASWIAQDPDPETRDELGGLVEAGRAGDQAALTELADRFDRRLEFGTAGLRGEIAAGPNRMNRVLVSQAAAGLAAYLVEHARPGTTPSVVIGYDGRKNSDVFARDSAEIMAGAGVRAILLPRLLPTPVLAFAVRHLDASAGVMVTASHNPPNDNGYKVYLGGEHGGSQIVAPVDAEIAAHIQRVADGGSVGDLPRGGFETAPESVVDAYVRETAQVASNAASAGASQPNTVYTAMHGVGWETFARVLEAAGFAPPVVVDAQIAPDAAFPTVSFPNPEEPGAMDLSFARAREVGAELIIANDPDADRLAVAIPDASTDDGYRRLTGNEVGLLLGWRAAELAAGPDGGGDGTLACSIVSSPGLQTIADAYGLDFRATLTGFKWISRAPGIVFGFEEALGYLVNAHTVRDKDGISAALAFLDLATGLRAAGRTVADHLDDFVARFGCFASAQISIRVTDLSRIAAVMAELRKHPPASLGEHRVERIDDLADGFEDLPPSDVLRIVLEGGSRVMVRPSGTEPKLKIYIDAVSAEGSVAERRSAASATVAELEAALRTLVA, encoded by the coding sequence ATGGTGGACGTCAAGCTGTCCGAGGACGACGCGCGGCGCATCGCGCTCGCGGCATCGTGGATCGCGCAGGATCCCGATCCCGAGACGCGCGACGAGCTCGGCGGCCTCGTCGAGGCCGGTCGCGCCGGCGATCAGGCCGCGCTGACCGAACTCGCGGATCGTTTCGACCGCAGGCTCGAGTTCGGCACCGCAGGGCTCCGCGGCGAGATCGCGGCCGGGCCGAACCGCATGAATCGGGTGCTCGTCTCGCAGGCCGCGGCCGGCCTCGCGGCGTACCTCGTCGAGCACGCCCGGCCCGGCACCACCCCGTCGGTCGTCATCGGGTACGACGGGCGCAAGAACTCGGACGTGTTCGCACGGGACTCCGCCGAGATCATGGCCGGCGCGGGCGTGCGCGCCATCCTGCTCCCCCGGCTGCTGCCGACCCCCGTGCTCGCGTTCGCGGTACGGCACCTCGACGCGAGCGCGGGCGTCATGGTCACGGCGAGCCATAACCCGCCGAACGACAACGGCTACAAGGTGTACCTCGGCGGCGAGCACGGCGGGTCGCAGATCGTCGCGCCGGTCGACGCCGAGATCGCGGCGCACATCCAGCGGGTCGCCGACGGCGGCTCGGTGGGCGACCTGCCACGCGGGGGGTTCGAGACCGCCCCGGAGTCGGTCGTGGACGCCTACGTGCGTGAGACCGCGCAGGTGGCCTCGAACGCCGCATCGGCCGGCGCGAGCCAGCCGAACACCGTCTACACCGCGATGCACGGCGTCGGGTGGGAGACGTTCGCCCGCGTGCTCGAGGCCGCGGGCTTCGCCCCGCCGGTCGTGGTCGACGCGCAGATCGCGCCCGACGCGGCGTTCCCGACGGTGTCGTTCCCGAACCCCGAGGAGCCTGGGGCCATGGACCTCTCGTTCGCCCGGGCACGTGAGGTCGGCGCCGAGCTGATCATCGCCAACGACCCCGACGCCGATCGGCTCGCCGTCGCGATCCCCGACGCGTCCACCGACGATGGCTACCGGCGGCTCACCGGCAACGAGGTCGGCCTGCTGCTCGGCTGGCGGGCCGCCGAGCTCGCCGCGGGCCCCGACGGCGGGGGCGACGGCACCCTCGCCTGCTCGATCGTCTCGTCGCCCGGTCTCCAGACGATCGCTGACGCCTACGGGCTCGATTTCCGCGCCACCCTGACGGGATTCAAGTGGATCTCGCGCGCTCCCGGCATCGTGTTCGGCTTCGAGGAGGCGCTCGGATACCTCGTGAACGCGCACACCGTGCGCGACAAAGACGGCATCTCGGCGGCGCTCGCGTTCCTCGATCTCGCGACAGGGCTCAGGGCAGCGGGGCGCACGGTGGCCGATCACCTCGACGACTTCGTCGCGCGATTCGGATGCTTCGCCTCGGCGCAGATCTCGATTCGGGTGACCGACCTCTCGCGCATCGCCGCGGTCATGGCCGAGCTCCGGAAGCACCCGCCGGCCTCGCTCGGCGAGCACCGGGTCGAGCGCATCGACGACCTCGCCGACGGGTTCGAAGATCTGCCGCCGTCTGATGTGCTGCGGATCGTGCTCGAGGGCGGCAGCCGGGTCATGGTGCGCCCGAGCGGCACCGAGCCGAAGCTCAAGATCTACATCGATGCCGTCTCGGCGGAGGGATCCGTGGCCGAACGCCGCTCCGCGGCATCCGCCACCGTCGCCGAGCTGGAAGCCGCGCTCCGCACCCTGGTCGCCTGA
- a CDS encoding PTS sugar transporter subunit IIB — MKIVAVCGVGVGTSAILKANAERALDRLDLEAEVTASGLGEVAGAASDAQIVLTSTELSAQVRAALGRTSSEIIEVGNYFDVDEIARHLARSLA, encoded by the coding sequence ATGAAGATCGTCGCGGTGTGCGGGGTGGGCGTCGGGACGTCCGCGATCCTCAAGGCGAACGCCGAACGCGCGCTCGACCGGCTGGACCTCGAGGCCGAGGTCACGGCGAGCGGACTCGGCGAGGTCGCCGGGGCCGCGTCCGACGCGCAGATCGTGCTGACGTCGACCGAGCTGTCGGCCCAGGTGCGCGCCGCGCTCGGCCGCACGTCGTCCGAGATCATCGAGGTCGGCAACTACTTCGACGTCGACGAGATCGCCCGCCACCTCGCCCGTTCGCTCGCCTGA
- a CDS encoding PTS sugar transporter subunit IIA yields the protein MTVLPPVPDAAIVLGAEAADWRAAVRLVGRALTRSGATSSDYAERMIAVVEEFGAYIVIAPGLALAHARPGPDVRRDGLAVVTLATPVAFGHPHNDPVRVVLGVAVSNAEAHVAFVAALANAFNDPGAVPRVAAASTADEVREVLGVGAAEVGA from the coding sequence ATGACCGTGCTCCCACCCGTACCCGACGCAGCCATCGTGCTCGGCGCAGAGGCTGCCGACTGGCGCGCCGCGGTGCGGCTCGTCGGCCGGGCGCTCACGCGGTCGGGTGCCACGAGCTCGGACTACGCCGAACGCATGATCGCGGTCGTGGAGGAGTTCGGCGCGTACATCGTGATCGCGCCGGGTCTCGCGCTCGCGCACGCGCGGCCCGGCCCCGATGTGCGACGTGACGGCCTCGCCGTGGTGACGCTCGCGACGCCGGTGGCGTTCGGGCACCCGCACAACGACCCTGTGCGCGTCGTGCTCGGCGTCGCGGTGTCGAACGCCGAGGCGCACGTCGCCTTCGTCGCCGCACTCGCGAACGCCTTCAACGATCCAGGCGCGGTGCCCCGCGTCGCCGCCGCGTCCACGGCCGACGAGGTGCGCGAGGTGCTCGGCGTGGGTGCCGCAGAGGTGGGGGCATGA
- a CDS encoding adenosine deaminase yields the protein METNPVYRLEGDGADLWALPKISLHDHLDGGVRPQTLIELGDAVGLEVPASDVESLTEWFSVQSNSGSLVEYLKTFDLTTAVMQTREGLTRVAREFVHDLAADGVIYGEVRWAPEQHLTRGLTLDEAVEAVQAGLEQGADDVRHQGRSIRTGQLITAMRHADRGLEIAELAVRHRERGVVGFDIAGAEAGFPASRHRTAFDYLAGQFLPVTVHAGEADGIESIRGALVDGRALRLGHGVRLAEDLVIERQDDENTYVSLGPVAQWVRDREIALETSPSSNLQTGAIAAWGDELVDHPFDLLYQLGFRVTVNTDNRLQSGTTLTRELALLSDAFGYDLDDLEAFQLNAAAAAFLPLDDREELAEQIEDGFDAA from the coding sequence GTGGAGACGAATCCGGTGTACCGACTCGAGGGCGACGGCGCTGACCTGTGGGCCCTGCCCAAGATCTCGCTACACGACCACCTCGACGGCGGCGTGCGACCTCAGACCCTCATCGAGCTCGGCGACGCGGTCGGGCTCGAGGTGCCGGCCTCCGACGTCGAGTCGCTGACCGAGTGGTTCTCGGTGCAGTCCAACTCGGGCTCGCTGGTCGAGTACCTGAAGACGTTCGACCTGACGACCGCGGTCATGCAGACCCGCGAGGGCCTCACCCGCGTCGCTCGCGAGTTCGTGCACGACCTGGCTGCCGACGGCGTGATCTACGGCGAGGTGCGCTGGGCGCCCGAGCAGCATCTCACCCGCGGACTCACGCTCGACGAGGCCGTCGAAGCCGTGCAGGCCGGCCTCGAACAGGGCGCCGACGACGTGCGGCATCAGGGGCGGAGCATCCGCACCGGCCAGCTGATCACCGCCATGCGGCACGCCGATCGCGGCCTCGAGATCGCGGAGCTCGCGGTGCGCCACCGCGAACGCGGCGTCGTCGGGTTCGACATCGCCGGCGCTGAAGCCGGCTTCCCGGCGAGCCGGCACCGCACCGCGTTCGACTACCTCGCCGGCCAGTTCCTCCCGGTCACCGTGCACGCGGGCGAGGCCGACGGCATCGAGTCGATCCGTGGCGCGCTCGTCGACGGCCGGGCGCTCCGGCTCGGCCACGGTGTGCGCCTCGCCGAAGACCTCGTCATCGAACGCCAAGACGACGAGAACACCTACGTGTCGCTCGGCCCGGTCGCGCAGTGGGTGCGCGATCGTGAGATCGCGCTTGAGACGAGTCCGTCGTCGAACCTGCAGACGGGTGCCATCGCGGCCTGGGGCGACGAGCTCGTCGACCACCCGTTCGATCTGCTTTACCAGCTCGGCTTCCGGGTCACCGTGAACACCGACAACCGGCTGCAATCGGGCACCACCCTCACGCGGGAGCTCGCCCTGCTCTCCGACGCGTTCGGCTACGACCTCGACGACCTCGAGGCGTTCCAGCTCAATGCGGCCGCCGCGGCGTTCCTGCCGCTCGACGACCGCGAAGAGCTCGCCGAGCAGATCGAAGACGGCTTCGACGCCGCGTGA
- a CDS encoding thymidine phosphorylase, protein MSTVEAFDAVDLIRAKRDGRELGTAEIQWLIDAYTRGYVADEQMSAMTMAIFLNGMARREIRDLTMAMIASGERMDFSGLGKPTADKHSTGGVGDKITLPLMPLVAVFGVAVPQLSGRGLGHTGGTLDKLESIPGWRAELTNDEIMTQLRDHGGVICAAGAGLAPADKKLYALRDITGTVEAIPLIASSIMSKKIAEGTGALVLDVKFGSGAFLQDIERSRELARTMVELGEDAGVATSALITNMNVPLGLTIGNANEVRESVEVLGGGGPADVRELTLALAREMLALAGQPDADVEAALDDGRAMDVWRATVRAQGGDPDAPLPVSREQHVVTADRDGVLVAQEALPFGIAAWRLGAGRARKEDPVQHAAGIDLHAKPGDQVRAGQPLFTLHADEPARFARALESVEGAWRIGDEGDAIEDGGALIVERIGR, encoded by the coding sequence GTGAGCACTGTGGAAGCGTTCGACGCCGTCGATCTCATCCGCGCGAAGCGCGACGGCCGCGAGCTCGGCACCGCCGAGATCCAGTGGCTGATCGACGCGTACACCCGCGGGTACGTCGCCGACGAGCAGATGTCGGCGATGACCATGGCGATCTTCCTGAACGGCATGGCGCGCCGCGAGATCCGCGACCTCACGATGGCGATGATCGCGTCGGGCGAGCGCATGGACTTCTCGGGGCTCGGCAAGCCGACCGCCGACAAGCACTCGACGGGCGGCGTCGGCGACAAGATCACGTTGCCGCTCATGCCGCTCGTCGCGGTCTTCGGCGTCGCCGTCCCGCAGCTCTCCGGGCGCGGCCTCGGCCACACGGGCGGCACGCTCGACAAGCTCGAGTCGATTCCCGGGTGGCGCGCCGAGCTCACCAACGACGAGATCATGACGCAGCTGCGCGACCACGGCGGCGTGATCTGCGCCGCGGGCGCCGGTCTCGCGCCGGCCGACAAGAAGCTCTACGCGCTCCGGGACATCACCGGCACCGTCGAGGCGATCCCGCTGATCGCGTCGTCGATCATGTCGAAGAAGATCGCGGAGGGCACGGGTGCGCTCGTCCTCGACGTGAAGTTCGGGTCGGGCGCGTTCCTGCAAGACATCGAGCGTTCGCGCGAGCTCGCGCGGACGATGGTCGAGCTCGGCGAAGACGCGGGCGTCGCGACGAGCGCGCTGATCACGAACATGAACGTGCCGCTCGGGCTCACCATCGGCAATGCGAACGAGGTCCGCGAGTCGGTCGAGGTGCTCGGCGGAGGCGGACCGGCCGACGTCCGCGAGCTCACCCTCGCGCTCGCGCGCGAGATGCTCGCGCTCGCCGGGCAGCCCGACGCCGACGTCGAGGCGGCACTCGACGACGGCCGGGCCATGGACGTCTGGCGCGCCACGGTGCGCGCCCAGGGCGGCGATCCGGATGCCCCGCTGCCGGTGTCGCGCGAACAGCACGTCGTCACGGCCGACCGCGACGGGGTGCTCGTCGCGCAGGAAGCGCTGCCGTTCGGCATCGCCGCTTGGCGCCTCGGGGCCGGGCGCGCACGCAAAGAGGACCCGGTGCAGCACGCCGCCGGCATCGACCTGCACGCCAAGCCGGGCGACCAGGTGCGCGCCGGGCAACCGCTGTTCACGCTGCACGCCGACGAGCCCGCGCGCTTCGCTCGCGCACTCGAATCGGTCGAGGGCGCGTGGCGCATCGGCGACGAGGGCGACGCGATCGAAGACGGCGGCGCGCTGATCGTGGAGCGCATCGGCAGATAG
- a CDS encoding cytidine deaminase, producing MTESATIDWPHLRELASEAMAKAYVPYSQFPVGAAAIVDDGRVVTGANVENASYGVTLCAECSLVSALIMSGGGKLVAFSCVDGHGQTLMPCGRCRQLLYEHSAEGMLLETVSGIKTIDEVLPDAFGPRTLAAYRGAPVEGESA from the coding sequence ATGACCGAATCGGCGACCATCGACTGGCCGCACCTGCGTGAGCTCGCCAGCGAGGCCATGGCCAAGGCGTACGTGCCGTACTCGCAGTTCCCCGTCGGCGCCGCGGCGATCGTCGACGACGGACGCGTCGTCACCGGCGCGAACGTCGAGAACGCGTCGTACGGCGTGACCCTCTGCGCCGAATGCTCGCTCGTGTCGGCGCTCATCATGTCGGGCGGCGGCAAGCTCGTGGCGTTCTCGTGCGTCGACGGGCACGGTCAGACGCTCATGCCGTGCGGGCGATGCCGGCAGCTGCTGTACGAGCACTCCGCAGAGGGCATGCTGCTCGAGACGGTCTCGGGCATCAAGACGATCGACGAGGTGCTGCCCGACGCGTTCGGCCCGCGCACGCTCGCCGCCTACCGCGGCGCACCCGTCGAGGGGGAGTCCGCGTGA
- a CDS encoding ABC transporter permease, protein MTIAPQHQAVSPQEPVLAKTVVVSWKAPIAFGIVTVLAALLFLLAPHGGEATFRISAAGDAVQLPEVVLNATITTWVVLALLAAITAASAFMVRARRKVPIWLMAVFAVVFVIGFLTWAAAGASTNVIPLAGLLAGALSLSVPLIFGSLSGVISERVGVINIAIEGQLLAGAFTSAIVASATGNPYLGLLAAAVAGVLVSFVLAAFSIKYFVDQVIVGVVLNVLVIGFTSFLFSQVLAPNAAALNSPPRFERINIPILADIPIIGPTFFRQTIIVYLMYIAVIAVYIGLFHTKWGLRLRAVGEHPQAADTVGINVPRTRFWNVSLAGAIAGLGGAFFTLGSVGAFNKEMTAGAGFIALAAVIFGQWDPIKATLAALLFGFASNLQNTLGVIGSPVPSEFLLMLPYVITIFAVAGLVGKVRGPAAAGKPYIKS, encoded by the coding sequence ATGACCATCGCACCTCAGCACCAGGCGGTCTCGCCGCAGGAGCCCGTGCTCGCGAAGACCGTGGTCGTCAGCTGGAAGGCGCCGATCGCGTTCGGCATCGTGACCGTGCTCGCGGCACTGCTGTTCCTGCTCGCGCCGCACGGCGGCGAGGCCACGTTCCGCATCTCGGCCGCGGGCGACGCGGTGCAGCTGCCCGAGGTCGTGCTGAACGCGACGATCACCACCTGGGTGGTCCTGGCGCTGCTCGCGGCGATCACGGCCGCGTCTGCGTTCATGGTCCGAGCACGCCGCAAGGTGCCGATCTGGCTCATGGCGGTCTTCGCCGTGGTGTTCGTCATCGGCTTCCTCACCTGGGCCGCGGCAGGGGCGTCGACGAACGTGATCCCGCTGGCGGGTCTGCTCGCGGGCGCGCTCAGCCTCTCGGTGCCGCTGATCTTCGGTTCGCTCTCCGGCGTGATCTCCGAGCGCGTCGGCGTCATCAACATCGCGATCGAGGGGCAGTTGCTCGCGGGCGCGTTCACGTCCGCGATCGTCGCGTCCGCGACCGGCAACCCGTACCTCGGCCTGCTCGCCGCGGCGGTCGCCGGCGTGCTGGTCTCGTTCGTGCTCGCCGCGTTCTCCATCAAGTACTTCGTCGACCAGGTCATCGTCGGTGTCGTGTTGAACGTGCTGGTCATCGGGTTCACCAGCTTCCTGTTCTCGCAGGTGCTCGCTCCGAACGCGGCGGCGCTGAACTCGCCGCCCCGGTTCGAGCGGATCAACATCCCGATCCTGGCCGACATCCCGATCATCGGGCCCACCTTCTTCCGGCAGACGATCATCGTGTACCTGATGTACATCGCCGTGATCGCCGTCTACATCGGGCTGTTCCACACCAAGTGGGGCCTCCGCCTGCGCGCGGTGGGCGAGCACCCGCAGGCGGCCGACACCGTGGGCATCAACGTGCCGCGCACGAGGTTCTGGAACGTCTCGCTCGCGGGCGCGATCGCGGGCCTGGGCGGGGCGTTCTTCACCCTCGGCTCGGTGGGTGCCTTCAACAAGGAGATGACCGCGGGCGCCGGGTTCATCGCCCTCGCCGCGGTGATCTTCGGCCAGTGGGACCCGATCAAGGCGACGCTCGCCGCGCTGCTGTTCGGCTTCGCGTCGAACCTGCAGAACACCCTCGGCGTGATCGGCTCGCCCGTGCCCAGCGAGTTCCTGCTCATGCTGCCCTACGTGATCACGATCTTCGCCGTCGCCGGGCTCGTGGGCAAGGTCCGCGGCCCCGCCGCGGCGGGCAAGCCCTACATCAAGTCCTGA
- a CDS encoding ABC transporter permease yields MSSPNDPDVALETGSQVPPETPVTKPEPEPEPEGRWHRAFREIATGNAIISVLAVVLALIVGAIMIAFTDERVQETSAYFFARPGDTLVAIWDSVAGAYTAFFQGAVYNFRRPDFVTGIRPLTETLTFATPLIAAGLGVALAFRVGMFNIGGRGQMLMAAAGAGWVAFSFDLPPVLHMVVALLVGMLAGALWAGIAGLLKARTGAHEVIVTIMLNYVALYLVTWMLRTPGLLQAPGSNNPKTPPMKDTAVFFDLLGPQYNLHFGFVLSIAAVVLVWWILDRSALGFQFRAVGENPNAARVAGINVKAMYVYAMLISGALVGLAGVSQVLGTVTTGFSSGIDAGIGFDAITVALLGRSTPWGVLAAGILFGAFKAGGFSMQAAEGVPIDIVLVVQSLIVLFIAAPPLVRAIFRLPAPGAGPKRPRPIVTKEVAAK; encoded by the coding sequence GTGAGCAGCCCCAACGATCCCGACGTCGCACTCGAGACGGGCTCGCAGGTTCCGCCGGAGACCCCGGTGACGAAGCCCGAGCCCGAGCCTGAGCCCGAGGGGCGCTGGCATCGCGCGTTCCGCGAGATCGCGACCGGCAATGCGATCATCTCGGTGCTCGCCGTCGTGCTGGCGCTCATCGTCGGCGCGATCATGATCGCGTTCACCGACGAGCGCGTGCAAGAGACTTCGGCGTACTTCTTCGCGCGGCCGGGCGACACGCTCGTCGCGATCTGGGACTCGGTCGCCGGCGCCTACACTGCCTTCTTCCAGGGCGCGGTGTACAACTTCCGCCGACCCGACTTCGTGACCGGCATCCGTCCACTCACGGAGACGCTCACCTTCGCGACCCCCTTGATCGCAGCCGGCCTCGGCGTCGCGCTCGCCTTCCGCGTCGGCATGTTCAACATCGGTGGCCGCGGCCAGATGCTCATGGCCGCGGCGGGTGCCGGCTGGGTCGCATTCTCGTTCGACCTCCCGCCCGTGCTGCACATGGTCGTCGCGCTGCTCGTCGGCATGCTCGCCGGTGCACTGTGGGCCGGCATCGCCGGGTTGCTGAAGGCGCGCACCGGCGCGCACGAGGTGATCGTCACGATCATGCTCAACTACGTCGCGCTGTATCTGGTCACGTGGATGCTCCGCACCCCCGGCCTGCTGCAGGCACCCGGCTCCAACAACCCGAAGACGCCGCCGATGAAAGACACGGCGGTGTTCTTCGACCTGCTCGGCCCGCAGTACAACCTGCACTTCGGCTTCGTGCTCTCGATCGCCGCGGTGGTGCTGGTGTGGTGGATCCTCGACCGATCGGCGCTGGGCTTCCAGTTCCGTGCGGTCGGTGAGAACCCGAACGCCGCCAGGGTCGCGGGCATCAACGTCAAGGCGATGTACGTCTACGCGATGCTCATCTCGGGCGCGCTCGTCGGCCTCGCCGGTGTGAGCCAGGTGCTCGGCACCGTCACGACCGGCTTCTCGTCGGGCATCGACGCGGGTATCGGGTTCGACGCGATCACGGTCGCGCTGCTCGGCCGCTCCACGCCCTGGGGCGTGCTCGCCGCCGGCATCCTGTTCGGCGCGTTCAAGGCGGGCGGATTCTCGATGCAGGCCGCCGAGGGCGTGCCGATCGACATCGTCCTCGTCGTGCAGTCGCTCATCGTCCTCTTCATCGCCGCACCGCCGCTGGTGCGGGCCATCTTCCGGCTGCCGGCCCCCGGCGCCGGCCCGAAGCGACCCAGGCCGATCGTGACGAAGGAGGTGGCGGCCAAATGA